A window from Bdellovibrionota bacterium encodes these proteins:
- the murF gene encoding UDP-N-acetylmuramoyl-tripeptide--D-alanyl-D-alanine ligase, which produces GDLARFHRRKWAKKIVAISGSNGKTTTKEIAAALLGASYSALKAPGTWNNALGVPLSLLMLEKKHDVAVLEMGMNDFGELAMLGRMAEHDAAILTNVGPVHLEKLGSVEGVARAKGELFTSLKEGGTAVVNQDDGWIAKLASTVSGRRVTVSLAAGADVSARVLQDLGSEGFHLAVQYGGQKTEIRFPFVGIHNVYNLLCALGAALALEVPVSRLQKGVDAIVRPSMRLETIECGRGIRLINDCYNANPSSTLVALEVVRDTSPKRKLAVLGDMMELGEFAPRAHRDIGIKVATFGFAHLFVLGQFSGDLVQGAVQGGMPRQNITVGKSHEDLAKAISENAKEGDTILVKGSRGMKMEKVTNELLRLWREKGA; this is translated from the coding sequence TTGGAGATCTGGCGCGATTTCATCGACGGAAATGGGCGAAAAAAATCGTGGCCATCAGCGGGTCGAACGGAAAAACGACGACGAAGGAAATAGCGGCGGCCCTGCTTGGGGCTTCGTACTCCGCCCTCAAAGCCCCCGGGACCTGGAACAACGCTTTGGGCGTGCCGCTTTCCCTCTTGATGCTCGAAAAAAAGCATGATGTGGCCGTCCTTGAAATGGGGATGAACGACTTCGGCGAACTTGCGATGTTGGGGCGAATGGCCGAGCACGACGCGGCGATTCTCACCAATGTCGGGCCGGTTCATCTGGAAAAACTCGGCTCCGTCGAGGGGGTGGCTCGGGCGAAGGGCGAACTTTTCACGTCGCTGAAAGAGGGCGGCACGGCCGTGGTCAATCAGGACGACGGATGGATCGCGAAGCTCGCGTCGACGGTTTCCGGACGCAGAGTGACCGTGTCTCTGGCCGCCGGCGCCGACGTCTCGGCGAGAGTTCTACAGGATCTGGGGAGCGAGGGATTTCATTTGGCCGTTCAATACGGCGGACAGAAAACGGAAATCCGATTTCCCTTTGTCGGGATTCACAACGTCTACAACCTTCTATGCGCCCTGGGGGCGGCGTTGGCCCTCGAGGTTCCGGTGAGTCGTTTGCAAAAGGGAGTGGATGCGATTGTCCGGCCGTCGATGCGGCTGGAGACGATTGAATGCGGCCGCGGAATTCGCTTGATTAACGACTGTTACAACGCGAATCCGAGTTCCACGCTCGTGGCGTTGGAAGTGGTTCGGGACACGTCGCCCAAGCGAAAGCTCGCCGTGCTCGGGGACATGATGGAACTGGGAGAATTCGCTCCGCGCGCTCACCGGGACATCGGCATCAAGGTAGCCACGTTCGGATTCGCCCATTTATTCGTCCTGGGCCAGTTTTCAGGGGATCTCGTCCAGGGGGCGGTCCAGGGGGGAATGCCGCGCCAAAACATCACCGTGGGGAAATCGCACGAAGATCTGGCGAAAGCGATCTCCGAAAACGCGAAAGAGGGCGATACGATTCTCGTGAAAGGTTCGCGCGGAATGAAAATGGAAAAGGTAACGAACGAACTTCTCCGGCTTTGGCGGGAGAAAGGGGCGTAA
- the mraY gene encoding phospho-N-acetylmuramoyl-pentapeptide-transferase — protein sequence MLYHLLYPLHTHSAYGVFRVFRYISFRVLMAMLTALLISFLFGPALIRALKKYQIGQQIRDDGPKTHLGKSGTPTMGGILIVLSMVVSYLLWGRLDIAFSWMVLLATVGFAAIGFVDDYLKLRKKVSKGLSIRGKFKLQGLIALVVGLLLVIFGFDTHLTVPFLKDFTPHLGFVFVPFAMLVIIGASNAVNLTDGLDGLAIGPVMICALTYLIFAYVTGHAEMSAYLQLSQVRGAGEMAVFCAAMIGAGLGFLWYNTYPAQIFMGDVGSLALGAALGAVAIITKQELLLIVVGGIFVVEAVSVIVQVFTFRTMGKRVFRMAPIHHHFELKGWAEPKVIVRFWIISIILALIALATLKLR from the coding sequence ATGCTTTATCACCTTCTTTACCCCCTTCACACGCACTCGGCTTACGGTGTGTTCCGGGTCTTTCGGTACATCAGTTTCCGTGTATTGATGGCGATGCTGACGGCGCTTCTCATCAGCTTCTTGTTCGGTCCGGCGCTGATCCGCGCGCTCAAGAAATATCAGATCGGCCAGCAGATCCGCGATGACGGTCCCAAGACCCATTTGGGAAAATCGGGAACGCCGACCATGGGGGGAATCCTCATCGTTTTGTCGATGGTGGTGTCGTATCTCCTGTGGGGAAGGCTCGACATCGCGTTTTCCTGGATGGTCTTACTGGCCACCGTCGGGTTTGCCGCTATCGGTTTCGTGGATGATTACTTAAAGCTTCGGAAAAAAGTGTCGAAAGGACTTTCGATTCGGGGAAAGTTCAAGCTCCAGGGTCTGATTGCTCTCGTCGTCGGACTTCTTCTCGTGATCTTCGGATTCGACACGCACTTGACGGTCCCGTTTCTGAAGGATTTCACGCCGCATCTCGGATTCGTCTTTGTCCCGTTTGCGATGTTGGTGATCATCGGCGCCTCGAACGCGGTGAATCTCACCGACGGTTTGGACGGTCTCGCGATCGGACCGGTCATGATTTGCGCCCTGACCTATCTGATTTTCGCCTATGTCACCGGCCACGCCGAGATGTCGGCGTACCTGCAGCTGTCCCAGGTCCGGGGTGCCGGCGAAATGGCGGTCTTTTGTGCGGCCATGATCGGCGCGGGTCTCGGCTTCCTTTGGTACAACACGTATCCGGCGCAAATTTTTATGGGGGATGTCGGGTCACTGGCCCTCGGTGCCGCGCTGGGCGCCGTCGCAATCATCACGAAGCAGGAACTTCTTCTCATCGTCGTGGGCGGAATCTTCGTGGTGGAAGCGGTCAGCGTCATCGTCCAGGTCTTCACGTTCCGGACGATGGGGAAAAGGGTTTTTCGAATGGCGCCGATCCACCATCATTTTGAACTCAAAGGGTGGGCGGAACCCAAAGTCATCGTCCGGTTTTGGATCATCTCCATCATTTTGGCGCTCATCGCGCTCGCAACCCTGAAATTGAGATGA
- the murD gene encoding UDP-N-acetylmuramoyl-L-alanine--D-glutamate ligase has protein sequence METLQGKRIAVIGLGPRTGVSLVRYLCTSGANVIAYDRRSESDLGESLRPLSGLRFDREFGTEDPRRIDGADLVLVSPGVPSDTKFLSRLRSRGKSIWSEIEFASRRLRIPVIAVTGSNGKSTTTALIAHILSHSGKRVFCGGNLGTPLIEAVDKPYDVAVAEISSFQLEAVETFHPRVGVLLNISPNHLDRHKDLRTYAGLKERLFDHMTSGNRAILNQDDATCLEIARRIHANVWFFSLRKNSDAQIRLQDGFISLPNGEKVSMRSYRLPGSHNLENALAAAGAAASMDCPSSLIEKAISTFEALPHRLQPVATIDQVRFINDSKSTTPDSAVRALESFPNPIVLLAGGRPKGASYAKLARAAQGKVRSAFFYGEAAEEMARAFSSVPHRVVKTLSEALSAALSVAQSGDVVLLSPANASFDQFKDFEDRGRTFAALVKRSESTRKGVEADR, from the coding sequence ATGGAAACACTTCAGGGGAAAAGAATCGCCGTGATCGGCCTCGGTCCGCGCACGGGAGTTTCCCTCGTACGCTATTTGTGTACTTCCGGCGCAAACGTCATCGCTTACGACCGGCGGTCCGAATCGGACTTGGGGGAAAGTCTCCGCCCTCTGTCCGGGCTTCGGTTCGATCGGGAATTCGGCACGGAGGATCCCCGTCGGATTGACGGGGCCGATCTGGTTCTCGTCAGTCCCGGCGTGCCGTCGGATACGAAATTTCTCTCCCGCCTCCGTTCGCGGGGGAAATCGATCTGGAGCGAGATTGAGTTTGCGTCGCGCCGCCTTCGGATCCCGGTCATCGCGGTGACCGGATCGAACGGAAAATCGACGACCACGGCGCTCATTGCCCATATTCTTTCGCATTCGGGGAAGCGGGTCTTCTGCGGGGGAAACCTGGGGACTCCTCTGATAGAAGCCGTGGATAAGCCGTATGACGTGGCCGTTGCGGAGATTTCGAGCTTCCAGCTGGAGGCGGTAGAGACGTTCCACCCGCGAGTCGGCGTGCTTTTAAATATTTCCCCCAATCACCTGGATCGGCACAAAGATCTTCGCACGTACGCCGGGCTCAAGGAGCGACTCTTCGACCACATGACGTCGGGGAATCGCGCGATCCTCAACCAGGACGACGCCACCTGCCTCGAAATCGCCCGCCGCATCCACGCGAATGTTTGGTTCTTTTCGCTGCGGAAAAACTCGGACGCCCAGATTCGATTGCAGGACGGATTTATCTCGCTTCCGAACGGCGAAAAGGTGTCGATGCGATCGTACCGCCTGCCCGGAAGCCACAATCTGGAAAACGCCCTGGCGGCGGCGGGAGCGGCGGCGTCCATGGACTGCCCATCGTCCCTGATCGAAAAGGCGATTTCCACGTTTGAAGCGCTTCCGCACCGTTTGCAGCCGGTCGCCACGATCGACCAAGTGCGCTTTATTAACGACTCCAAAAGCACGACGCCCGATTCCGCCGTGCGGGCATTGGAGAGCTTTCCGAATCCGATCGTCCTGCTCGCCGGCGGCCGGCCCAAAGGAGCGAGTTACGCCAAATTGGCGCGGGCCGCCCAAGGGAAAGTCCGATCCGCCTTCTTCTACGGCGAGGCGGCGGAAGAAATGGCCCGGGCCTTTTCCTCCGTTCCTCACCGGGTGGTGAAAACACTCTCCGAGGCGCTCTCCGCAGCACTCTCCGTCGCTCAATCCGGGGATGTGGTGCTTCTTTCACCGGCCAATGCGAGCTTCGATCAATTCAAAGATTTCGAAGATCGGGGTCGGACATTCGCGGCCTTGGTCAAACGGAGCGAGTCGACACGGAAGGGCGTGGAGGCCGATCGATGA
- the ftsW gene encoding putative lipid II flippase FtsW, with amino-acid sequence MTPSAKLRKIRHLDPVLTLATLGLLALGTVMVFSSSSSIGAEKFGDSAYYLKRHLIWMAIGGLGMGVTFFINPFPLKKLATPALIGGLILLGLVMVTGTARNKAVRWLNLGGLVFQPSEFVKLTVVLYTAAYLAKARERIQKFSKGLLPLLATVGGIVLVLLKEPDFGTAVLVTFVVAMMVFVGGANLWHVGALGALAGVASYALILSSAYRRRRLMAFLHPWQDPLGSGFQILQSFIAFQNGGFQGQGLGDGTQKLLYLPEMHTDFIFAVIAEELGFLGSFLVIFLFALIVIQGFRLSLRLREPFTSSLALGLTGLIGFQAFFHMAVVMGLVPTKGLTLPFISYGGSSLVITLMSIGLLLSLSATLSMTTSMARRRVR; translated from the coding sequence ATGACACCGTCCGCCAAACTCCGAAAGATTCGGCATCTCGATCCTGTGCTCACGCTGGCTACGCTCGGACTCTTGGCGCTGGGAACCGTGATGGTTTTCAGTTCCAGTTCTTCGATCGGGGCGGAAAAGTTCGGCGACAGCGCCTATTACCTGAAGCGGCATCTGATCTGGATGGCGATCGGGGGATTGGGAATGGGCGTGACCTTCTTCATCAATCCGTTTCCGTTGAAAAAGCTTGCGACACCCGCCTTGATCGGAGGGCTGATTCTCTTGGGTCTCGTCATGGTGACCGGAACGGCGCGGAACAAAGCCGTGCGATGGCTAAACCTCGGAGGCCTTGTGTTTCAGCCTTCCGAGTTCGTAAAGCTGACCGTGGTCTTATACACCGCCGCCTATTTGGCGAAGGCCCGGGAAAGGATTCAAAAGTTTTCCAAAGGGTTGCTCCCTCTGTTGGCCACGGTGGGCGGGATTGTCCTGGTTCTGCTCAAGGAGCCCGATTTCGGGACGGCCGTCCTCGTTACATTCGTCGTCGCCATGATGGTCTTCGTGGGCGGGGCCAATCTTTGGCACGTCGGAGCGCTGGGTGCTCTGGCGGGCGTCGCGAGTTACGCGCTCATTTTGTCGTCGGCTTATCGGCGCCGCAGGCTGATGGCGTTTCTCCATCCTTGGCAAGACCCTCTGGGGAGCGGATTTCAAATTCTCCAGTCTTTCATCGCCTTCCAGAACGGCGGGTTCCAGGGACAGGGACTCGGGGACGGCACGCAAAAATTGCTCTACCTGCCGGAAATGCACACCGATTTTATTTTCGCCGTGATCGCCGAGGAACTGGGTTTTCTCGGAAGTTTTCTGGTGATCTTTCTCTTCGCCCTCATCGTGATTCAAGGGTTTCGGCTTTCGCTTCGACTCCGCGAGCCTTTTACGTCGAGTTTGGCCCTGGGTCTCACCGGCTTGATCGGTTTCCAGGCCTTCTTTCATATGGCCGTCGTCATGGGCCTTGTTCCGACGAAGGGCCTTACGCTCCCCTTCATCAGTTACGGCGGCTCCTCGTTGGTGATTACGTTGATGTCGATCGGGCTGCTTTTGTCCTTGTCGGCGACGCTCTCAATGACGACCTCCATGGCGCGCAGGAGGGTGCGATGA
- the murG gene encoding undecaprenyldiphospho-muramoylpentapeptide beta-N-acetylglucosaminyltransferase, whose amino-acid sequence MKLLMAAGGTGGHVFPALAIARTAVAKNRETKVLFVGTPKGFESRSIPKEEFPLELISVGGLKGKRFSDRMRNMATLPAAFWASWKILRNFAPNVAFGIGGYASGPILLLAALRGLETAILEPNAVPGFSNRVLSRFVHRVFLAFEEAKSRLPERKCLVVGNPIRSEILRVAPPIFSGEKRTLLIFGGSQGAHRLNDAMIHALPFLETLKEKLFMIHQTGARDELAVRKAYRDRSFQAEVHPFIDGMSEAYGRADLVIGRSGSSVMEIAACGRPSILVPFPYAADDHQRMNGRIFAQAGAAIYIEDQDCSGETLAKAIRELVTNPNRLREMSVQALRFRHEDAADRIVQELTQMSGSRSEREAA is encoded by the coding sequence ATGAAGCTGCTCATGGCCGCCGGCGGCACCGGGGGACACGTGTTTCCGGCGCTGGCGATCGCGCGGACGGCTGTGGCGAAAAACCGCGAGACGAAGGTTCTCTTTGTGGGGACCCCCAAAGGCTTTGAGAGTCGGTCGATTCCGAAAGAGGAATTTCCGCTGGAGCTGATCTCCGTCGGCGGCCTCAAAGGAAAACGCTTTTCCGATCGGATGCGGAACATGGCGACCCTTCCGGCGGCGTTTTGGGCGTCGTGGAAAATTCTTCGAAACTTCGCCCCGAACGTGGCGTTCGGAATCGGAGGATACGCGTCCGGGCCGATTCTCCTCCTGGCGGCGCTTCGAGGACTCGAAACCGCAATTTTGGAACCGAACGCCGTGCCGGGCTTCTCCAATCGGGTGTTGAGCCGATTCGTGCACCGCGTGTTTCTTGCGTTCGAGGAGGCGAAGTCGAGGCTTCCCGAACGAAAATGTCTCGTCGTCGGAAACCCGATCCGGAGCGAAATATTGCGCGTCGCCCCTCCGATCTTTTCGGGAGAGAAACGAACGCTCTTGATCTTCGGCGGGTCGCAGGGGGCGCATCGCCTCAACGACGCGATGATTCACGCACTGCCGTTCCTGGAAACGCTTAAAGAAAAGCTCTTCATGATTCATCAGACCGGGGCGCGGGACGAATTAGCCGTGCGCAAAGCGTATCGAGATCGATCGTTTCAGGCGGAAGTCCATCCGTTTATCGATGGCATGTCGGAAGCGTACGGGCGGGCCGATCTGGTGATCGGCCGTTCCGGATCGAGCGTGATGGAAATCGCCGCCTGCGGGCGGCCCTCGATCCTCGTTCCGTTTCCGTACGCCGCGGACGATCATCAACGAATGAACGGCCGGATTTTCGCCCAGGCGGGCGCGGCCATCTACATCGAAGATCAGGACTGCAGTGGCGAAACGCTTGCGAAAGCCATCCGCGAGTTGGTGACGAATCCCAATCGCCTGCGGGAGATGAGCGTCCAAGCCTTGCGATTCCGTCACGAAGACGCGGCCGACCGAATCGTTCAAGAACTCACGCAGATGTCCGGGAGCCGGTCCGAGCGGGAGGCCGCATGA
- the murC gene encoding UDP-N-acetylmuramate--L-alanine ligase, producing MKRVHFIGIGGIGMSGIAEILVRSGYQVSGSDLRQNTETAKLKGLGARIYKGHQSSQVGDAEMVVFSSAVSSDNPEMMEAKRLGLPVLARSEMLAELMRKKRSIVVAGAHGKTTTSAMITTLLLEAGFDPTAVIGGRLRRIAGNAKMGTDEWFVAESDESDGSFLHLLPMVAVITNVDREHLDHYGSFENLEQAFVDFGNRVPFDGVVILCRDDAPLAKAIPKIDRPVVTYGMESEADVTAKNVRCSAGRSNFTVVWKGETVCDLLIPVTGKHNVLNALAAAAVGHHLGLSWGDVSKGLAAFTGIDRRLETKGECGGIRVIDDYAHHPTEIRASLEALRLMAAGGAVRVLFQPHRYTRVRDLWKEFVAVFDLADEVVVAPIYAASERPISGVESERLVKEIVQRRKTSVRYARSLEEGSDYLSENVKKGDLLVTMGAGDVTKMAGALLEKLQRATPKGTGR from the coding sequence ATGAAGCGCGTGCATTTCATCGGCATCGGCGGAATCGGCATGAGCGGAATCGCCGAAATCTTAGTCCGATCGGGCTACCAGGTGAGCGGCAGCGATCTGCGGCAGAACACCGAGACGGCCAAACTCAAGGGACTGGGAGCGAGAATCTATAAAGGTCATCAGAGTTCGCAGGTGGGCGATGCGGAGATGGTCGTTTTTTCCTCGGCCGTTTCCAGCGACAACCCTGAAATGATGGAGGCGAAGCGCCTCGGCCTTCCGGTTCTCGCTCGGTCGGAGATGCTGGCGGAGCTGATGCGGAAGAAGCGATCGATCGTGGTGGCGGGGGCCCACGGCAAAACAACGACCAGTGCCATGATCACCACTCTCCTGTTGGAGGCGGGATTCGACCCGACGGCGGTGATTGGAGGCAGGCTTCGGCGGATCGCGGGAAACGCCAAGATGGGGACCGACGAGTGGTTTGTGGCCGAATCGGACGAGAGCGACGGCTCGTTCCTCCATCTCCTTCCCATGGTGGCGGTGATCACCAACGTCGACCGCGAGCACCTCGACCACTACGGTTCGTTCGAAAACCTCGAGCAAGCGTTTGTGGATTTTGGAAATCGCGTCCCGTTCGACGGTGTCGTGATCCTCTGCCGAGACGACGCGCCTCTGGCCAAAGCGATTCCGAAAATCGATCGACCAGTCGTCACGTACGGGATGGAATCGGAGGCGGACGTTACGGCCAAGAATGTCCGCTGTTCCGCCGGACGCTCCAATTTCACGGTCGTTTGGAAAGGTGAAACGGTCTGCGACCTTTTAATTCCGGTGACGGGAAAGCACAATGTCCTCAATGCCCTGGCCGCGGCCGCCGTCGGCCACCATCTTGGACTTTCGTGGGGAGATGTGTCGAAGGGGTTGGCGGCGTTTACGGGAATCGATCGGCGGCTGGAAACGAAGGGGGAGTGCGGCGGAATTCGAGTGATCGATGATTACGCCCACCACCCGACCGAAATCCGGGCCTCGCTCGAGGCGTTACGACTGATGGCGGCCGGCGGCGCGGTGCGCGTTCTTTTTCAACCCCATCGGTACACGCGCGTACGGGATCTTTGGAAAGAATTTGTCGCCGTCTTCGATCTTGCCGACGAAGTGGTGGTCGCGCCGATTTATGCAGCGAGCGAACGCCCCATTTCCGGCGTGGAATCGGAGCGATTGGTTAAAGAAATCGTCCAGCGGCGAAAGACGAGTGTTCGGTACGCTCGATCGCTCGAGGAGGGGAGCGATTACCTTTCGGAGAATGTGAAAAAGGGGGACCTCCTCGTGACGATGGGCGCGGGGGACGTGACGAAAATGGCCGGTGCGCTTTTGGAAAAACTTCAACGGGCGACGCCGAAAGGAACAGGGCGGTGA
- the murB gene encoding UDP-N-acetylmuramate dehydrogenase: MITVTIHESPRKASSEFDALEQICSGSVRRNESLKRWTTFRCEAKADAIASPKTIEMLTKLVDRLIAMKTTWRVLGRGSNLLVKDGGYPGALVDLAVGFSAIAIENEDSRETRVRVEGGVANGTFLQWCRDRNLKGFGFSFGIPGSIGGGIRMNAGTPLGSFSQILREVEGLDFSRKVAHPTQLRVEEKDFLYRDFPKGHHLVITAGSFCLKKSDSASVNGEIEAAKDRRKNQPLELPNFGSVFKNPQGDFAGRLIEAAGLKGTRIGDAEISRRHANFIVNLGRAKTADALTLMSMAQETVQEKFGVKLEPEVHVIGVEA, translated from the coding sequence GTGATTACCGTGACGATTCACGAAAGCCCGAGAAAAGCGAGTTCGGAGTTCGACGCACTCGAACAAATTTGTTCGGGTTCAGTGCGGCGGAACGAATCGCTGAAAAGATGGACCACATTTCGATGTGAAGCGAAAGCGGATGCGATTGCGTCGCCGAAAACCATCGAGATGCTCACGAAACTCGTCGATCGGTTGATCGCCATGAAGACCACGTGGCGGGTTCTCGGGCGCGGATCCAATTTGTTGGTGAAAGACGGCGGGTATCCGGGCGCCTTGGTCGACCTCGCCGTTGGTTTCTCCGCGATCGCGATCGAAAACGAGGATTCGCGTGAAACTCGGGTGCGCGTCGAGGGTGGGGTTGCCAACGGGACGTTTCTCCAGTGGTGCCGGGACCGAAACCTGAAAGGGTTCGGATTTTCGTTCGGAATTCCCGGTTCGATCGGAGGAGGAATACGGATGAACGCAGGCACGCCGCTGGGATCGTTCTCCCAGATTCTCCGGGAGGTCGAGGGATTGGATTTTTCCCGCAAAGTTGCTCATCCGACGCAACTTCGTGTCGAAGAGAAGGATTTTCTCTACCGCGATTTTCCGAAGGGACACCATCTTGTGATCACCGCCGGGTCTTTTTGTTTGAAGAAGTCGGATTCGGCCTCCGTCAATGGAGAAATCGAAGCGGCGAAGGATCGGCGAAAGAATCAGCCGCTGGAACTCCCCAATTTCGGCTCGGTCTTCAAGAATCCGCAAGGCGACTTTGCGGGGAGATTGATCGAAGCCGCGGGGCTCAAAGGGACGCGAATCGGAGATGCGGAGATTTCACGGCGTCACGCCAATTTTATCGTGAACCTCGGCCGAGCAAAAACAGCCGATGCACTCACACTTATGTCGATGGCTCAGGAGACCGTTCAAGAGAAATTTGGCGTTAAGCTTGAACCTGAAGTTCATGTGATCGGGGTGGAAGCATGA
- a CDS encoding FtsQ-type POTRA domain-containing protein, with translation MRRRHGRVRHPGLLRLFASLAFVAGMLSLPWLVRSTLPKLPVNVRELYVSGGSLLSALDIRSMAKVDRGQKLFSASMERVVQRVKADPRVERVAVVRNATGDMAIQVTERKAAALINLDDLYYADAEGTILGSVPAGAKDMESLPIVTGPWKGSAKNRKSIPEIRSALELMAVLATAGVAQNQISEIHFDEKLGWVLYHVGCGMRIVIGWDGFPTKAKRLKRVLRDFEKREPLVREIDLDFDDRAIVKLKRAQRGSVATKGELRTAAIGRRAIVAVPPHPDDIWGVENHDGPNSSRAAKNLDRHIIEKRSGDGEEG, from the coding sequence ATGAGGCGGAGGCATGGGCGAGTAAGGCACCCCGGCCTGTTGCGCCTCTTCGCGTCGTTGGCCTTCGTGGCGGGAATGTTGTCGCTCCCTTGGCTGGTGCGAAGCACCTTGCCGAAATTACCCGTGAACGTGCGCGAACTTTACGTGTCGGGCGGTTCACTCCTTTCCGCCCTCGATATTCGATCGATGGCCAAAGTCGATCGAGGCCAGAAACTGTTCTCGGCTTCCATGGAACGCGTCGTTCAGCGGGTCAAGGCCGATCCCCGGGTCGAAAGAGTGGCGGTCGTTCGAAACGCGACGGGGGATATGGCCATCCAGGTTACCGAGCGAAAAGCGGCCGCGCTCATCAATCTTGATGACCTCTATTATGCGGACGCCGAAGGTACCATCCTCGGTTCGGTGCCGGCGGGCGCCAAAGACATGGAGAGCCTGCCAATCGTCACCGGTCCGTGGAAAGGATCCGCCAAGAATCGAAAATCGATTCCGGAGATCCGTTCGGCGCTCGAATTGATGGCCGTGCTTGCAACCGCGGGAGTTGCGCAGAATCAAATCTCGGAAATTCATTTCGATGAAAAGCTCGGCTGGGTTCTTTACCACGTGGGCTGTGGAATGCGGATCGTGATCGGCTGGGACGGATTCCCGACAAAAGCCAAACGGCTCAAACGCGTGTTGCGCGATTTTGAAAAGCGAGAACCGCTCGTTCGCGAAATCGACCTCGATTTCGACGACCGGGCGATTGTCAAACTGAAACGAGCACAGCGCGGCTCGGTCGCAACCAAGGGGGAACTTCGAACGGCCGCCATCGGCCGCCGCGCTATTGTCGCGGTTCCCCCGCACCCGGACGACATATGGGGCGTTGAAAACCACGACGGTCCAAATTCTTCGCGCGCTGCGAAGAATTTGGACCGTCACATCATAGAGAAGAGGAGTGGAGATGGCGAAGAGGGATAA
- the ftsA gene encoding cell division protein FtsA: MAKRDNLVVGLDIGTTKICTIVGEMTDTGIDIVGIGTHPSKGLRKGVVINIDSTVQSIQKAVEEAELMAGCEIHSVYAGIAGGHIRGFNSHGIVAIKDKEVKAMDIDRVIDAAKAVALPMDREVLHILPQEFIVDEQDGIRDPVGMAGVRLEAKVHIVTGAVTSAQNIVKCCNRCGLNVSDIVLEQLASADAVLTTDEKELGVAMIDIGGGTTDLVVFAQGAIKHSAVLALGGNHLTNDIAVGIRTPTAEAEEIKHKFGCAMASLVDREETIEVPSVGGRKPRIVSRQLLCEIVEPRAEEILMLVKREIEKSGYGDLIASGLVITGGSSILDGMVELAERVFDCPVRRGVPQGIGGLVDVVSSPMYATGVGLVLYGSKQETQASKFRVREANVYAKVRARMREWFGEFF; the protein is encoded by the coding sequence ATGGCGAAGAGGGATAACTTAGTGGTCGGGCTGGATATCGGCACAACCAAGATCTGCACCATCGTCGGTGAGATGACCGACACCGGGATCGACATCGTGGGAATCGGAACGCATCCGTCGAAAGGGCTGCGAAAGGGGGTCGTGATCAATATCGATTCCACCGTTCAGTCGATCCAGAAGGCGGTGGAAGAGGCGGAGCTGATGGCGGGGTGTGAAATTCATTCCGTCTACGCCGGGATCGCCGGAGGGCACATCCGCGGTTTTAACAGCCACGGAATCGTGGCGATCAAGGACAAGGAGGTCAAAGCGATGGACATCGATCGGGTCATCGATGCCGCGAAGGCGGTCGCCCTGCCGATGGATCGCGAAGTGCTCCATATTCTTCCGCAGGAGTTCATCGTCGACGAGCAGGACGGCATCCGCGATCCGGTGGGAATGGCGGGCGTTCGGCTCGAAGCGAAGGTGCACATCGTCACCGGAGCGGTTACTTCGGCGCAGAACATCGTGAAGTGTTGCAATCGGTGCGGCCTCAATGTCTCCGATATCGTCCTGGAACAGCTCGCTTCGGCGGACGCTGTTCTCACAACGGACGAAAAGGAACTGGGCGTGGCGATGATCGACATCGGCGGCGGCACGACCGATCTCGTGGTTTTTGCTCAGGGAGCGATCAAACACTCCGCCGTGTTGGCGTTGGGAGGGAACCACCTGACGAACGACATCGCGGTCGGAATTCGCACGCCGACGGCGGAAGCCGAGGAAATCAAACACAAGTTCGGCTGCGCGATGGCGAGTTTGGTCGACCGGGAAGAAACGATCGAAGTGCCGAGTGTCGGCGGACGAAAACCGCGCATCGTATCCAGACAACTTCTTTGCGAAATCGTGGAACCGCGAGCGGAAGAGATCCTGATGCTCGTGAAGCGCGAAATCGAAAAATCGGGGTACGGAGATCTGATCGCCTCGGGGCTGGTGATCACCGGCGGATCTTCGATTTTGGACGGCATGGTGGAGTTGGCCGAGCGGGTCTTTGACTGTCCGGTTCGCCGGGGAGTACCGCAAGGAATCGGCGGTTTGGTCGATGTTGTGTCGAGCCCGATGTACGCGACGGGAGTGGGATTGGTTCTCTACGGCAGCAAACAGGAGACGCAGGCTTCGAAGTTCCGCGTTCGAGAGGCGAACGTTTACGCGAAGGTCCGGGCGCGGATGCGCGAATGGTTTGGGGAGTTCTTTTAA